A genomic window from Micromonospora sp. WMMD1102 includes:
- a CDS encoding GntR family transcriptional regulator — MPTPHRQPRYRAIADELRRRIAAGAIPAGALIPSESALTAEFHVARGTIREAINVIRSEGLVVTEHGRGTYARPDLPVRRLAYDRYQIKTHDVALPGQLATTSGVDKDDQVDAQHQEIPATPKLAQLFGVEPGRMLLERRLLTSAHAVPQQLTTSYYLLDMVAGTTVFDPSREPWPGGHVAQLRLLGVIVTKIQELVRTRMPTGEEADALRLPPGAPIIAVTRRTMADVRVVEVACEMAFSADRTELEYEIYA; from the coding sequence GTGCCAACCCCGCACAGACAACCCCGGTACCGCGCCATCGCCGACGAACTCCGACGCCGCATCGCCGCAGGCGCCATACCAGCTGGTGCCCTCATCCCCTCCGAGAGCGCGCTAACGGCCGAGTTCCACGTCGCTCGCGGGACTATCCGCGAAGCCATCAACGTGATCCGCAGTGAGGGCCTGGTCGTGACCGAACACGGCCGAGGCACCTACGCCCGCCCCGACCTCCCTGTACGGCGACTTGCGTACGACCGTTACCAGATAAAGACCCATGACGTAGCTCTGCCCGGTCAGTTGGCCACCACGAGCGGAGTCGACAAAGACGACCAGGTCGACGCGCAGCACCAGGAGATACCCGCCACTCCTAAACTTGCTCAACTGTTCGGCGTCGAACCCGGAAGGATGCTGCTGGAGCGCCGTCTACTCACCAGCGCTCACGCTGTACCCCAACAGCTGACCACATCTTACTATTTGCTCGATATGGTCGCCGGCACTACGGTATTTGACCCTAGCCGCGAACCTTGGCCTGGCGGACACGTTGCGCAGCTACGGCTCCTTGGCGTTATCGTGACCAAGATTCAAGAGCTTGTGCGGACACGTATGCCTACGGGTGAGGAGGCTGACGCACTCCGATTACCGCCGGGGGCACCGATCATCGCCGTAACCCGCCGAACGATGGCGGATGTAAGAGTTGTTGAAGTTGCTTGTGAAATGGCGTTTTCTGCCGATAGAACCGAGCTGGAATACGAGATCTACGCCTAA